A genomic stretch from Microplitis mediator isolate UGA2020A chromosome 10, iyMicMedi2.1, whole genome shotgun sequence includes:
- the LOC130675566 gene encoding protein spire isoform X3, with product MSEKLKKNMDKPIPKPRTRRLNCRLNCDDTLNLEDTLLSFNGPIGQEQAWAVCHQTAKCLAALGPNKLQELTRLTQILLHKEGYVLLDLPTDSHAMHSSERKVVFSLGVLIFKALDFRLDQKEERRLSLDLKDLINLMTSCDEEYEPEERHETDDEGIGRDSEAEMDEPHENGSYISNPDYYSLKNIIQVCVKHVQGTEEQADVHYRAVIRAFVHEALELTQFLEKVAVERFHDSPTNFSKHSEPKHAVASCQQLDTLGYDDWARFWVQVIGELRRGIKLKKVEENLGKRGRAHSKGRGTEFELTPYEILMNDIRERRYNLKKTPAPSPRVTKDARAVVLEFIRSRPPLKKASERQLPPRRKQSTMRELLMESIKKPPRPLRSCRERQLNEKKVGGESRRIVLGEVPPAQAEQVQEQEPAQDVAAQWRHSEGQGSHPVPKPRQRLSKPAETKARNRKCRRRIRASDDGQEAVESETGDQAVKKQQRKLIPVDFKLDIEEDDEDDDDEDDEYAVTRFEDEDEPADNDNEMYQKSKWFGGRPHVGGDIEDDDDKSSANPWRKTGKLRLTQNEYHRFCDAQLESYDLATQCPSRRASARKHTGRCSTKPLIAFSGTCSVPHSRPQSRQHAGVMGNDMRMSLNPSPNVSPSISPRARERILMKSHTTVESDNKHHTNQSDSDRKPSLGDMFLDERLSLTLEEIVHIRSVLTKAELESLPVEGRVKEDVEKRRVCFLCLKTRFGILGPWGQRCRLCERTVCVKCYSKMRIPTEHFAHVPVVLLSPGLLLSPSNSEPDSTRNPWPRPGGAVGSAPASPAHRRRDPALNNGTPLSTPNPATPADNLTPGSTPTSLGRRDDLLDRSRYPKVGGSPSRMSNSAIGSLGPGIGSEPLVAERLRGVSMVVCHDCRIMVIQIIKSSRSTRATIRNNVISRLTLNLSPAYV from the exons atgagtgaaaaattaaaaaaaaatatggataAACCAATACCGAAACCTAGAACTCGTCGTTTGAACTGTAGATTAAATTGTGATGATACGTTAAATCTTGAAGAtactttattatcatttaatggACCAATTGGACAGGAGCAAGCTTGGGCAGTTTGTCATCAAACTGCTAAATGTCTCGCAGCACTTGgaccaaataaattacaagaaTTGACTCGTCttactcaaattttattgCATAAAGAAGGTTATGTCTTGCTGGATTTACCTACAg ACTCACATGCTATGCATTCATCAGAAaggaag gtCGTTTTTTCACTGggagttttaattttcaagGCTCTAGATTTCCGGTTGGATCAAAAAGAAGAGAGACGATTGTCCTTGGATTTAAAAGATTTGATTAATTTGATGACAAGCTGCGATGAAG aATATGAACCTGAAGAACGACATGAAACTGATGATGAAGGTATTGGACGTGACTCTGAAGCAGAAATGGATGAACCACATGAGAATGGCTCATACATTAGCAATCCTGATTATTATAGTTTGAAGAACAttattcaa gtATGCGTCAAGCATGTGCAGGGAACTGAAGAACAAGCAGATGTTCATTACAGAGCAGTAATCCGAGCATTTGTCCATGAAGCACTTGAATTAACGCAGTTCCTTGAAAAAGTTGCAGTTGAACGATTTCACGATAGTcctacaaatttttcaaaacattcTGAGCCAAAACACGCTGTAGCATCTTGTCAACAGTTGGATACTCTTGGCTATGATGACTgg GCACGATTCTGGGTACAAGTGATCGGTGAGCTACGACGTggaataaaactaaaaaaagttgaagagAACTTGGGAAAACGTGGTCGTGCTCACAGTAAAGGACGTGGGACTGAGTTTGAATTGACTCCTTACGAGATTCTCATGAATGACATTAGAGAACGTAGATATAATCTCAAAAAAACACCAGCACCTTCTCCACGTGTGACAAAAGATGCACGTGCTGTAGTCTTAGAATTTATTCGCAGTAGACCTCCACTAAAAAAA gcATCGGAAAGACAACTACCACCTAGAAGAAAACAGTCTACAATGCGTGAGTTATTGATGGAAAGTATCAAAAAACCTCCTAGACCTTTGAGATCTTGTCGAGAACGTCAGCTCAATGAGAAAAAAG TTGGTGGTGAATCACGTCGTATTGTATTAGGTGAAGTGCCTCCAGCTCAAGCTGAACAGGTACAAGAGCAGGAACCAGCTCAAGATGTTGCAGCTCAGTGGCGTCATTCAGAAGGTCAAGGGTCGCATCCGGTACCAAAGCCCCGTCAACGTCTTAGCAAACCTGCTGAAACTAAGGCTCGGAATCGTAAGTGTAGGAGACGAATTAGGGCATCAg ATGATGGACAAGAGGCAGTAGAATCTGAAACTGGAGATCAAGCTGTCAAGAAGCAACAGAGAAAACTTATCCcagttgattttaaa CTTGACATCGAAGAAGatgatgaagatgatgatgatgaagatgatGAATACGCGGTGACCAGATTTGAGGATGAAGACGAACCAGcagataatgataatgaaatgTATCAAAAATCTAAATGGTTCGGAGGTAGACCTCACGTTGGTGGTGACattgaagatgatgatgacaAAAGCTCAGCAAATCCTTGGAGAAAAACAGGAAAACTTCGTTTGACCCAAAATGAATATCATCGATTTTGTGACGCTCAATTAGAATCGTATGATTTAGCAACACAATGTCCATCAAGACGCGCATCAGCACGAAAGCACACTGGTCGTTGTAGCACAAAACCTTTGATTGCATTCTCTGGGACTTGTTCAGTACCGCATTCAAGGCCTCAAAGCCGCCAACATGCTGGAGTCATGGGAAATGATATGCGAATGAGTTTAAATCCCAGTCCGAATGTAAGTCCAAGTATTAGTCCTCGTGCCAGAGAAAGAATTCTCATGAAATCACACACCACTGTTGAATCTGATAATAAACACCATACAAATCAGTCTGACAGTGATAGA aaACCATCTCTTGGTGACATGTTTCTTGATGAAAGACTCTCATTAACCCTCGAAGAAATAGTTCACATCCGTAGTGTTTTAACAAAAGCCGAGTTAGAATCATTGCCGGTTGAGGGTAGAGTAAAAGAAGATGTAGAGAAACGTCGTGTGTGTTTCTTATGCTTGAAAACCCGTTTTGGTATTCTTGGTCCCTGGGGACAACGCTGTAGACTTTGTGAAAGAACTGTTTGTGTCAAATGCTACTCAAAG ATGCGTATTCCAACAGAACATTTCGCTCATGTACCTGTGGTATTATTGTCACCTGGTTTACTTCTTTCTCCATCAAATTCCGAACCAGATTCAACAAGAAATCCATGGCCAAGACCTGGTGGAGCAGTTGGCTCGGCTCCAGCATCACCCGCTCATCGACGTCGTGATCCAGCATTAAATAATGGAACACCATTATCAACACCTAATCCTGCAACTCCAGCTGACAATCTTACTCCTGGTTCAACACCTACGTCTTTAGGTCGCAGAGACGATCTTTTAGACCGGAG TAGGTATCCAAAAGTTGGCGGCAGTCCAAGTCGTATGTCTAATAGTGCTATTGGTAGTCTTGGTCCTGGTATTGGAAGTGAGCCTCTTGTAGCAGAACGACTTCGGGGTGTATCAATGGTTGTTTGTCATGATTGTCGTATTATggtaattcaaattattaaaagttccCGTAGTACTCGGGCGACAATACGCAACAATGTTATATCACGTCTTACTCTCAATCTTTCACCGGCATAtgtttaa
- the LOC130675566 gene encoding protein spire isoform X4, which translates to MSEKLKKNMDKPIPKPRTRRLNCRLNCDDTLNLEDTLLSFNGPIGQEQAWAVCHQTAKCLAALGPNKLQELTRLTQILLHKEGYVLLDLPTDSHAMHSSERKVVFSLGVLIFKALDFRLDQKEERRLSLDLKDLINLMTSCDEEYEPEERHETDDEGIGRDSEAEMDEPHENGSYISNPDYYSLKNIIQVCVKHVQGTEEQADVHYRAVIRAFVHEALELTQFLEKVAVERFHDSPTNFSKHSEPKHAVASCQQLDTLGYDDWTDIRIWRAIQARFWVQVIGELRRGIKLKKVEENLGKRGRAHSKGRGTEFELTPYEILMNDIRERRYNLKKTPAPSPRVTKDARAVVLEFIRSRPPLKKASERQLPPRRKQSTMRELLMESIKKPPRPLRSCRERQLNEKKGEVPPAQAEQVQEQEPAQDVAAQWRHSEGQGSHPVPKPRQRLSKPAETKARNRKCRRRIRASDDGQEAVESETGDQAVKKQQRKLIPVDFKLDIEEDDEDDDDEDDEYAVTRFEDEDEPADNDNEMYQKSKWFGGRPHVGGDIEDDDDKSSANPWRKTGKLRLTQNEYHRFCDAQLESYDLATQCPSRRASARKHTGRCSTKPLIAFSGTCSVPHSRPQSRQHAGVMGNDMRMSLNPSPNVSPSISPRARERILMKSHTTVESDNKHHTNQSDSDRKPSLGDMFLDERLSLTLEEIVHIRSVLTKAELESLPVEGRVKEDVEKRRVCFLCLKTRFGILGPWGQRCRLCERTVCVKCYSKMRIPTEHFAHVPVVLLSPGLLLSPSNSEPDSTRNPWPRPGGAVGSAPASPAHRRRDPALNNGTPLSTPNPATPADNLTPGSTPTSLGRRDDLLDRSRYPKVGGSPSRMSNSAIGSLGPGIGSEPLVAERLRGVSMVVCHDCRIMVIQIIKSSRSTRATIRNNVISRLTLNLSPAYV; encoded by the exons atgagtgaaaaattaaaaaaaaatatggataAACCAATACCGAAACCTAGAACTCGTCGTTTGAACTGTAGATTAAATTGTGATGATACGTTAAATCTTGAAGAtactttattatcatttaatggACCAATTGGACAGGAGCAAGCTTGGGCAGTTTGTCATCAAACTGCTAAATGTCTCGCAGCACTTGgaccaaataaattacaagaaTTGACTCGTCttactcaaattttattgCATAAAGAAGGTTATGTCTTGCTGGATTTACCTACAg ACTCACATGCTATGCATTCATCAGAAaggaag gtCGTTTTTTCACTGggagttttaattttcaagGCTCTAGATTTCCGGTTGGATCAAAAAGAAGAGAGACGATTGTCCTTGGATTTAAAAGATTTGATTAATTTGATGACAAGCTGCGATGAAG aATATGAACCTGAAGAACGACATGAAACTGATGATGAAGGTATTGGACGTGACTCTGAAGCAGAAATGGATGAACCACATGAGAATGGCTCATACATTAGCAATCCTGATTATTATAGTTTGAAGAACAttattcaa gtATGCGTCAAGCATGTGCAGGGAACTGAAGAACAAGCAGATGTTCATTACAGAGCAGTAATCCGAGCATTTGTCCATGAAGCACTTGAATTAACGCAGTTCCTTGAAAAAGTTGCAGTTGAACGATTTCACGATAGTcctacaaatttttcaaaacattcTGAGCCAAAACACGCTGTAGCATCTTGTCAACAGTTGGATACTCTTGGCTATGATGACTgg ACTGACATTAGGATTTGGCGAGCGATACAA GCACGATTCTGGGTACAAGTGATCGGTGAGCTACGACGTggaataaaactaaaaaaagttgaagagAACTTGGGAAAACGTGGTCGTGCTCACAGTAAAGGACGTGGGACTGAGTTTGAATTGACTCCTTACGAGATTCTCATGAATGACATTAGAGAACGTAGATATAATCTCAAAAAAACACCAGCACCTTCTCCACGTGTGACAAAAGATGCACGTGCTGTAGTCTTAGAATTTATTCGCAGTAGACCTCCACTAAAAAAA gcATCGGAAAGACAACTACCACCTAGAAGAAAACAGTCTACAATGCGTGAGTTATTGATGGAAAGTATCAAAAAACCTCCTAGACCTTTGAGATCTTGTCGAGAACGTCAGCTCAATGAGAAAAAAG GTGAAGTGCCTCCAGCTCAAGCTGAACAGGTACAAGAGCAGGAACCAGCTCAAGATGTTGCAGCTCAGTGGCGTCATTCAGAAGGTCAAGGGTCGCATCCGGTACCAAAGCCCCGTCAACGTCTTAGCAAACCTGCTGAAACTAAGGCTCGGAATCGTAAGTGTAGGAGACGAATTAGGGCATCAg ATGATGGACAAGAGGCAGTAGAATCTGAAACTGGAGATCAAGCTGTCAAGAAGCAACAGAGAAAACTTATCCcagttgattttaaa CTTGACATCGAAGAAGatgatgaagatgatgatgatgaagatgatGAATACGCGGTGACCAGATTTGAGGATGAAGACGAACCAGcagataatgataatgaaatgTATCAAAAATCTAAATGGTTCGGAGGTAGACCTCACGTTGGTGGTGACattgaagatgatgatgacaAAAGCTCAGCAAATCCTTGGAGAAAAACAGGAAAACTTCGTTTGACCCAAAATGAATATCATCGATTTTGTGACGCTCAATTAGAATCGTATGATTTAGCAACACAATGTCCATCAAGACGCGCATCAGCACGAAAGCACACTGGTCGTTGTAGCACAAAACCTTTGATTGCATTCTCTGGGACTTGTTCAGTACCGCATTCAAGGCCTCAAAGCCGCCAACATGCTGGAGTCATGGGAAATGATATGCGAATGAGTTTAAATCCCAGTCCGAATGTAAGTCCAAGTATTAGTCCTCGTGCCAGAGAAAGAATTCTCATGAAATCACACACCACTGTTGAATCTGATAATAAACACCATACAAATCAGTCTGACAGTGATAGA aaACCATCTCTTGGTGACATGTTTCTTGATGAAAGACTCTCATTAACCCTCGAAGAAATAGTTCACATCCGTAGTGTTTTAACAAAAGCCGAGTTAGAATCATTGCCGGTTGAGGGTAGAGTAAAAGAAGATGTAGAGAAACGTCGTGTGTGTTTCTTATGCTTGAAAACCCGTTTTGGTATTCTTGGTCCCTGGGGACAACGCTGTAGACTTTGTGAAAGAACTGTTTGTGTCAAATGCTACTCAAAG ATGCGTATTCCAACAGAACATTTCGCTCATGTACCTGTGGTATTATTGTCACCTGGTTTACTTCTTTCTCCATCAAATTCCGAACCAGATTCAACAAGAAATCCATGGCCAAGACCTGGTGGAGCAGTTGGCTCGGCTCCAGCATCACCCGCTCATCGACGTCGTGATCCAGCATTAAATAATGGAACACCATTATCAACACCTAATCCTGCAACTCCAGCTGACAATCTTACTCCTGGTTCAACACCTACGTCTTTAGGTCGCAGAGACGATCTTTTAGACCGGAG TAGGTATCCAAAAGTTGGCGGCAGTCCAAGTCGTATGTCTAATAGTGCTATTGGTAGTCTTGGTCCTGGTATTGGAAGTGAGCCTCTTGTAGCAGAACGACTTCGGGGTGTATCAATGGTTGTTTGTCATGATTGTCGTATTATggtaattcaaattattaaaagttccCGTAGTACTCGGGCGACAATACGCAACAATGTTATATCACGTCTTACTCTCAATCTTTCACCGGCATAtgtttaa
- the LOC130675566 gene encoding protein spire isoform X6, translating into MSEKLKKNMDKPIPKPRTRRLNCRLNCDDTLNLEDTLLSFNGPIGQEQAWAVCHQTAKCLAALGPNKLQELTRLTQILLHKEGYVLLDLPTDSHAMHSSERKVVFSLGVLIFKALDFRLDQKEERRLSLDLKDLINLMTSCDEEYEPEERHETDDEGIGRDSEAEMDEPHENGSYISNPDYYSLKNIIQVCVKHVQGTEEQADVHYRAVIRAFVHEALELTQFLEKVAVERFHDSPTNFSKHSEPKHAVASCQQLDTLGYDDWTDIRIWRAIQARFWVQVIGELRRGIKLKKVEENLGKRGRAHSKGRGTEFELTPYEILMNDIRERRYNLKKTPAPSPRVTKDARAVVLEFIRSRPPLKKASERQLPPRRKQSTMRELLMESIKKPPRPLRSCRERQLNEKKDDGQEAVESETGDQAVKKQQRKLIPVDFKLDIEEDDEDDDDEDDEYAVTRFEDEDEPADNDNEMYQKSKWFGGRPHVGGDIEDDDDKSSANPWRKTGKLRLTQNEYHRFCDAQLESYDLATQCPSRRASARKHTGRCSTKPLIAFSGTCSVPHSRPQSRQHAGVMGNDMRMSLNPSPNVSPSISPRARERILMKSHTTVESDNKHHTNQSDSDRKPSLGDMFLDERLSLTLEEIVHIRSVLTKAELESLPVEGRVKEDVEKRRVCFLCLKTRFGILGPWGQRCRLCERTVCVKCYSKMRIPTEHFAHVPVVLLSPGLLLSPSNSEPDSTRNPWPRPGGAVGSAPASPAHRRRDPALNNGTPLSTPNPATPADNLTPGSTPTSLGRRDDLLDRSRYPKVGGSPSRMSNSAIGSLGPGIGSEPLVAERLRGVSMVVCHDCRIMVIQIIKSSRSTRATIRNNVISRLTLNLSPAYV; encoded by the exons atgagtgaaaaattaaaaaaaaatatggataAACCAATACCGAAACCTAGAACTCGTCGTTTGAACTGTAGATTAAATTGTGATGATACGTTAAATCTTGAAGAtactttattatcatttaatggACCAATTGGACAGGAGCAAGCTTGGGCAGTTTGTCATCAAACTGCTAAATGTCTCGCAGCACTTGgaccaaataaattacaagaaTTGACTCGTCttactcaaattttattgCATAAAGAAGGTTATGTCTTGCTGGATTTACCTACAg ACTCACATGCTATGCATTCATCAGAAaggaag gtCGTTTTTTCACTGggagttttaattttcaagGCTCTAGATTTCCGGTTGGATCAAAAAGAAGAGAGACGATTGTCCTTGGATTTAAAAGATTTGATTAATTTGATGACAAGCTGCGATGAAG aATATGAACCTGAAGAACGACATGAAACTGATGATGAAGGTATTGGACGTGACTCTGAAGCAGAAATGGATGAACCACATGAGAATGGCTCATACATTAGCAATCCTGATTATTATAGTTTGAAGAACAttattcaa gtATGCGTCAAGCATGTGCAGGGAACTGAAGAACAAGCAGATGTTCATTACAGAGCAGTAATCCGAGCATTTGTCCATGAAGCACTTGAATTAACGCAGTTCCTTGAAAAAGTTGCAGTTGAACGATTTCACGATAGTcctacaaatttttcaaaacattcTGAGCCAAAACACGCTGTAGCATCTTGTCAACAGTTGGATACTCTTGGCTATGATGACTgg ACTGACATTAGGATTTGGCGAGCGATACAA GCACGATTCTGGGTACAAGTGATCGGTGAGCTACGACGTggaataaaactaaaaaaagttgaagagAACTTGGGAAAACGTGGTCGTGCTCACAGTAAAGGACGTGGGACTGAGTTTGAATTGACTCCTTACGAGATTCTCATGAATGACATTAGAGAACGTAGATATAATCTCAAAAAAACACCAGCACCTTCTCCACGTGTGACAAAAGATGCACGTGCTGTAGTCTTAGAATTTATTCGCAGTAGACCTCCACTAAAAAAA gcATCGGAAAGACAACTACCACCTAGAAGAAAACAGTCTACAATGCGTGAGTTATTGATGGAAAGTATCAAAAAACCTCCTAGACCTTTGAGATCTTGTCGAGAACGTCAGCTCAATGAGAAAAAAG ATGATGGACAAGAGGCAGTAGAATCTGAAACTGGAGATCAAGCTGTCAAGAAGCAACAGAGAAAACTTATCCcagttgattttaaa CTTGACATCGAAGAAGatgatgaagatgatgatgatgaagatgatGAATACGCGGTGACCAGATTTGAGGATGAAGACGAACCAGcagataatgataatgaaatgTATCAAAAATCTAAATGGTTCGGAGGTAGACCTCACGTTGGTGGTGACattgaagatgatgatgacaAAAGCTCAGCAAATCCTTGGAGAAAAACAGGAAAACTTCGTTTGACCCAAAATGAATATCATCGATTTTGTGACGCTCAATTAGAATCGTATGATTTAGCAACACAATGTCCATCAAGACGCGCATCAGCACGAAAGCACACTGGTCGTTGTAGCACAAAACCTTTGATTGCATTCTCTGGGACTTGTTCAGTACCGCATTCAAGGCCTCAAAGCCGCCAACATGCTGGAGTCATGGGAAATGATATGCGAATGAGTTTAAATCCCAGTCCGAATGTAAGTCCAAGTATTAGTCCTCGTGCCAGAGAAAGAATTCTCATGAAATCACACACCACTGTTGAATCTGATAATAAACACCATACAAATCAGTCTGACAGTGATAGA aaACCATCTCTTGGTGACATGTTTCTTGATGAAAGACTCTCATTAACCCTCGAAGAAATAGTTCACATCCGTAGTGTTTTAACAAAAGCCGAGTTAGAATCATTGCCGGTTGAGGGTAGAGTAAAAGAAGATGTAGAGAAACGTCGTGTGTGTTTCTTATGCTTGAAAACCCGTTTTGGTATTCTTGGTCCCTGGGGACAACGCTGTAGACTTTGTGAAAGAACTGTTTGTGTCAAATGCTACTCAAAG ATGCGTATTCCAACAGAACATTTCGCTCATGTACCTGTGGTATTATTGTCACCTGGTTTACTTCTTTCTCCATCAAATTCCGAACCAGATTCAACAAGAAATCCATGGCCAAGACCTGGTGGAGCAGTTGGCTCGGCTCCAGCATCACCCGCTCATCGACGTCGTGATCCAGCATTAAATAATGGAACACCATTATCAACACCTAATCCTGCAACTCCAGCTGACAATCTTACTCCTGGTTCAACACCTACGTCTTTAGGTCGCAGAGACGATCTTTTAGACCGGAG TAGGTATCCAAAAGTTGGCGGCAGTCCAAGTCGTATGTCTAATAGTGCTATTGGTAGTCTTGGTCCTGGTATTGGAAGTGAGCCTCTTGTAGCAGAACGACTTCGGGGTGTATCAATGGTTGTTTGTCATGATTGTCGTATTATggtaattcaaattattaaaagttccCGTAGTACTCGGGCGACAATACGCAACAATGTTATATCACGTCTTACTCTCAATCTTTCACCGGCATAtgtttaa